The genomic region CCATGAGTACAAATGATGACAGTGTCTCCCAAATTTGCTAATCCAGCAATGGGTGTGTTTGTTTGCAGTATATCTTTTTTTATAATGCTGCTCTGCGTTGTTTGTATGTATTTAATTAGCGAATAAGCGATACCGGTAGCAAATAGAACTAATACCAAAACAATTATTATTTTTTTTCTCATTGTGTTTTATTCTACAAGTAACGTGTCTTTTTGTCAACAGTTGCTGAGTAAGAAAGTAAATTTTACTTAATTCTACTTCATATGCCGGAATATTGATTTCTGGAATCAAACGCTAAAAATTTTTTTACTTTTTTAATTTTAGGAAAATATTTTATTAAAATTATATCTTTATTAAAAAAAAATTAATGTTATACTAAATTTTATGCAAAGGAGGAGATTACTATGCAGGAAATAGTTGAAAGCGCGCTTTTTGCAGCAAAGAGAGCCGGTGCCTCTTATGTTGATATACGGTCTATCCAGAGAGAGGAAGAAGACATTACCACGAAAAATGGTGCAGTCGATGCAATAAAACACACTGGTTCCAAAGGGTTTGGAGTGAGAGTTATTGCAAATGGTGGATGGGGTTTTTCATCTTCATTTATAGCTACCCCAGAAGAAGGAGAAAGAGTGGCAAATGAGGCTGTCCAAATTGCACTTGCGAGCAGTAAGACAAAGTTAGAAGATGCAAAAATGAGTGATTCAAAAGTTTATCAAGACAGAGTGCCGCAACCAGTCAAAATTGATCCGTTTGAGATGCCTATTACAAAGAAAATTATGATTCTTCTTGAAGCAGATAAGGCAATGAACGTTCAGGGTATCGTTGTGAGAAAAGGATCTATGCACTTTTCAAAAGAGTGGAAAACTTTTGCATCATCTGAAGGAGCATACATAGAACAGGAGAGAATTGTTAGTGGCGCAGGAATATCAGTTGTTGCAACTGATGGAAAAGAGATGCAGGTGAGAAGTTACCCTAACTCATTCGGCGGTGACTATCAGAGGAAGGGGTTTGAATTTATTGAAGAAATGGACCTTGTTTCTCACGGTAAAGAGATTGCAGAGCAATCCATAAAGCTGCTTTCGGCAAAGCAGTGTCCTTCTGGTACGATGGATATTGTATTGGGAAGCCCGCAAATGGCTTTGCAGATTCATGAATCAGTAGGGCATCCTACCGAACTCGATAGAGTGCTTGGAGAAGAAGCATCTTTTGCTGGCACTTCATTTCTTACAACGGATAAACTTGGTACATTTAAATACGGGTCTGATATAGTGAATATTACTGCTGACGCAACAATTCCAAGAGCTTTAGGAGGATTTGCGTATGATGACGAAGGCGTTAAAGCGAAAAGGGTTTATCTTGTGAAGAATGGAATATTTGTGGGATATCTTAATTCGAGGGAGACGGCTGCTAAATTAGATCTTGAGGTTATGGGCGCGATGCGTGCGGACAATTGGAATAAAATGCCTATCATAAGGATGACAAGTATTAATTTAGAGCCAGGCGATAAAACATTTGATGAATTGATTAAGGGTATTGACCACGGTGTTTTGATGGGAACAAATAAAAGTTGGAGCATTGATCAAAATAGACTGAATTTTCAGTTTGGCACTGAGATAGGATGGGAAATTAAAAATGGAAAGATCCAGGAAATGGTAAAAAATCCCACTTACACAGGAATTACTTATGAATTTTGGCGAAAATGCGACGGCATAGCAAACAAGGATTTTTGGCATGTTTGGGGCGTACCAAATTGTGGGAAAGGGGAACCAGTGCAGGTGATGCAGGTGAGTCATGGTACTGCTCCGGCACGTTTCAGAGATATACAAGTAGGGGTGTTGAAATGATTGGGAAAGAAAGAGTGTTGGATATATTAGAAAATGTGATTTCTCTGTCCAGTGCTGACCAAACTGAAGCCTTATTTATGGGAGAAGAATCTTACTTGACAGGTTTTGCTAATAACTATATCCACCGAAATGTTGGCGGGAAAGATTGCAGTCTTTCCGTGAGAGTTGCAATTGGAAAAAAGGTTGGTTCTGCGATTGTAAATAGTTTTTCGAAAGATGCTATTAAAAAAGTCGTTCGCAATGCAATTCTTATTGCAAAGAACCAGAGAGAAAATCTTGATTTTGTCTCATTCGCAAAACCGGAAAAAAGAAAGGATAAAGATTTTTTCGTGGAGGCAACAGCTAATTGTACTCCAGAGTTTAGGGCAGAGTATGTAAGTAAGATATTAAGTAAAACAAAAGCGAAAGGGTTTATTGGTTCAGGCAAATTCGAAACAAATGCGTTAGAAGTTGCAGTAGCAAATTCCTTAGGTGTGGAAAGATATACAAAATTAACGGTAAGCACACTAAAAAGCGTTGTGTTAACAGATACCTCAAGTGGTTACTCAGAGTATTCTTCTGTTGATGTTAATGAAATTCCCCTTAACGATATTATTCGAGAGAGCGTTGAGATTGCAGAAAAGAGTCAAACCCCTGTATCAATTGAGCCAGGGAAGTATGAAGTAATTCTTACGCCATATGCACTTGCAGATTTAATAGGAAGCCTTAGCTATATTGCATTAAACGCAAGAGCGATGAACGAAGGTATGAGTTTTCTCATCGGGCAGATTGGCAAAAAGGTAGTTGGCGAAAACGTTACAATGTATGATGATGGTTTTTCTCAGGAAACAATTTCTCTTCCATTTGATTTTGAGGGTGTGCCAAAGAAGAAAGTGATGTTCTTTGATAAAGGTGTTGCTAAAGGTGTTGTGTATGACACGCTTTCGGCATATAAAGAAGGAAAAAAATCGACCGGGCATTCGCTTCCTCAGCCGAGCCAGTACAGTCCATACCCAATGAACCTTATTATGGAAGGCGGCGAGAGCAGTAAAGAAAAAATGATTTCTCATGTGAAAAAAGGACTTTATGTCCAGCGATTTTGGTATACCAATCCAATGGATCCAAGGAATACTGTTATTACAGGGATGACAAGAGATGGATTATTTCTTATAGAAAATGGAAAAATCACAAAGCCTGTCAAAAATATGCGTTTTATTGAAAACATTGCAACTGCGTTAAACAACGTCCTGGAATTAAGTAAGGAGCGAAAAATCATTTATGATATGGCATCTGTTACCGCGCCGTACGCGCGGATAAAAGATTTTACTTTTACAGGCAAAACCGAATTTTAGGAGGTAACTGATGAAGAGGTACGGGGTTTTATGTGATGGTGGAGATGCACCCGGCATTAATGCAGCGATCAGAGCAATTGCACGCGAAGCATTTGAAAAAGACGATGAAATGTTAGGTTTTATAGATGGTTTTATTGGCTTGATAAAAAATGATGTCAAAATTATTACAAAAGATGTGGTTTCAGGCATTTTGCCTCTCTCCGGGTCTGTACTGGGAATCTCTCGTATTAATCCATTTAAGGATCCAAAGAACGTCCAGACAATTAAGGAAAATTTTAAGAAAAATTCGTTAACTCTTTTAGTGATCATTGGTGATAGAGATACGGTAGATATAGCTAAAAAGTTTTCTGACGAAGGCATTCCTTCTATTGTAATACCAAAAACAATAGATAACG from Caldisericota bacterium harbors:
- a CDS encoding TldD/PmbA family protein encodes the protein MQEIVESALFAAKRAGASYVDIRSIQREEEDITTKNGAVDAIKHTGSKGFGVRVIANGGWGFSSSFIATPEEGERVANEAVQIALASSKTKLEDAKMSDSKVYQDRVPQPVKIDPFEMPITKKIMILLEADKAMNVQGIVVRKGSMHFSKEWKTFASSEGAYIEQERIVSGAGISVVATDGKEMQVRSYPNSFGGDYQRKGFEFIEEMDLVSHGKEIAEQSIKLLSAKQCPSGTMDIVLGSPQMALQIHESVGHPTELDRVLGEEASFAGTSFLTTDKLGTFKYGSDIVNITADATIPRALGGFAYDDEGVKAKRVYLVKNGIFVGYLNSRETAAKLDLEVMGAMRADNWNKMPIIRMTSINLEPGDKTFDELIKGIDHGVLMGTNKSWSIDQNRLNFQFGTEIGWEIKNGKIQEMVKNPTYTGITYEFWRKCDGIANKDFWHVWGVPNCGKGEPVQVMQVSHGTAPARFRDIQVGVLK
- a CDS encoding TldD/PmbA family protein encodes the protein MIGKERVLDILENVISLSSADQTEALFMGEESYLTGFANNYIHRNVGGKDCSLSVRVAIGKKVGSAIVNSFSKDAIKKVVRNAILIAKNQRENLDFVSFAKPEKRKDKDFFVEATANCTPEFRAEYVSKILSKTKAKGFIGSGKFETNALEVAVANSLGVERYTKLTVSTLKSVVLTDTSSGYSEYSSVDVNEIPLNDIIRESVEIAEKSQTPVSIEPGKYEVILTPYALADLIGSLSYIALNARAMNEGMSFLIGQIGKKVVGENVTMYDDGFSQETISLPFDFEGVPKKKVMFFDKGVAKGVVYDTLSAYKEGKKSTGHSLPQPSQYSPYPMNLIMEGGESSKEKMISHVKKGLYVQRFWYTNPMDPRNTVITGMTRDGLFLIENGKITKPVKNMRFIENIATALNNVLELSKERKIIYDMASVTAPYARIKDFTFTGKTEF